The following nucleotide sequence is from Barnesiella viscericola DSM 18177.
CAGGCACTCGTCGATGGTGTGCGGGGCGGCTGGATGTACAACGACGACCGCTGGCAGGGATTCCTCAACAGCGATATCGATGTGACCATCGACCTCGACAGCATTACCGACATCAAACAGGTCTATGCCGAATTTCTGCAACTGAAAGGCCCCTATGTGTGGCTGCCCAAGCAGGTTATCATCTCGGCCTCGACCGACGGGAAGGAGTACACCACGCTGGCAACGGTCGACAACGACATCTCGCCCGAAGTGGAGACGCTTCAATTCAAGACCTTCGGCTGGGAAGGCAATGCCAAAGCCCGCTATGTGCGCTACCAAGCCCTGTCGAACGGAATCGAAGGCGGCTGGCTCTTTACCGACGAAATCATTATCCGATGAACCAAGGGTCGCACAGACCTGAACCTCTAACTCAGTTAAATAAGACAGAATGGAGAATATCAATCCAAGAAAATCGCCCAAACCTCTGGCATGGGTCCCCTCGGTCTATTTTGCCATGGGGCTTCCCTTCATTGCGGTGAACCTCGTGTCGACCTTCATGTTCAAGGACTTGGGAATATCCGATACCCAAATTGCATTCTGGACCTCGGTCATCATGCTACCCTGGACGTTGAAATTTCTTTGGAGCCCGTTTTTGGAGATGTACCGCACCAAAAAATTCTTCGTGGTGGTCACCCAGCTGCTGAGCGGACTCCTGTTCGGCGTGGTGGCCTTCTCGCTGAAATTTGATTATTTCTTTGCCATCAGCATCTCGACCATGGCGGTCATCGCCCTGAGCGGTGCCACGCACGACATTGCCTGCGACGGTGTGTATATGGCCGAACTCTCGCCCGAGGACCAGGCCAAGTACATCGGGGTGCAGGGTGCCTTCTACAACATCGCCAAGCTGGTAGCCAACGGTGGACTGGTGGCGGTGGCCGGTATGCTGGCCGAGCATTTCGGGGCCGTCGAAGGAGCCTCCGTTCAGGAGAACATGCCGGCCTACAAGGAGGCCTGGATGATTATCTTCATCATCATCTCGGCACTGCTGCTGGTACTGGGACTGTACCACTCGCGCATGCTCCCCTCGACCCAAGTGCCCAACCGGGAGAAACGGTCGAGTGCCGAGGTGCTGCTCGAATTGTGGGAGGTCATCAAGAACTTCTTCACCAAGAAGCACATCATCTACTACATCTGTTTCATCATACTCTACCGCTTTGCCGAAGGGTTTATCATGAAGATTGCCCCGCTCTTCCTCCGCTCCTCGCGCGAGATTGGCGGACTGGGGCTGACACTCACCCAGATAGGCACGCTGAACGGGGTATTCGGGTCGGCCGCCTTCGTGCTGGGCTCGTTGCTGGCCGGTATCTACGTGTCGCGCCGGGGACTGAAACGCACGCTGTTCACCCTCTGCTGCGTCTTCAACTTCCCCTTCGTGGCCTACACGCTGCTGGCGGTATGCCAACCCGAGAACATCTACTTGATCGGGGCCGGTATCATCACCGAATATTTCGGCTACGGATTCGGCTTCGTGGGTCTGACCCTCTTCATGATGCAACAGATTGCGCCGGGCAAGCACCAGATGTCGCACTACGCCTTCGCCTCGGGTATCATGAACCTGGGCGTGATGCTGCCGGGCATGATGAGCGGACTGGTGAGCGACTGGCTGGGCTATGAGAAATTCTTCATCTATGTGCTCCTGGCCACCATTCCGTCGCTGTTGATCACCTACTTTATCCCCTTCACCTACGACGACTCGAAAAAAGCGGTCGAGAAATAGCTCCCCGACCGCTGGCCGTGTCAACGAAAATGCCGATATTTATCCAATCAAATAATATCCACACAAAAAACAGACAATATGAGCAAAAGAATAGCAATTCCCTGGGAAGACCGTCCGGTAGGCTGTACCGACGTCATGTGGCGTTATTCGCACAATCCGGTAATCGACCGTTACCATATCCCCACCTCGAACAGCATCTTCAACAGTGCCGTAGTACCCTTCGGCGACGGCTTTGCCGGGGTGTTCCGCTGCGACAACCGCGCCGTGCAGATGAACATCTTTGCCGGATTCAGCAAAGACGGTATCCACTGGGACATCGAACACGAACCCATCAAGTTCAAACCGGGCAATACCGACATGATCGAGTCGGAATACAAGTACGACCCGCGCGTGACCTGGATTGAAGACCGCTACTGGATTACCTGGTGCAACGGTTACTACGGCCCCACCATCGGCGTGGGCTACACCTTCGACTTCAAGGAGTTCTTCCAATGCGAGAACGCCCTGCTGCCCTTCAACCGCAACGGCGTGCTCTTCCCGCAGAAGATCAACGGCAAGTATGCCTTGCTGAGCCGTCCCAGCGACAGCGGTCACACCCCCTTCGGCGACATCTACATCAGTTACAGTCCCGATATGAAATTCTGGGGCGAACACCGTCACGTGCTCTCGCCCACCCCGTTCCCCGAGAGCGCCTGGCAGTGCACCAAAATCGGAGCCGGTCCTATCCCCATTCTCACCGACGAGGGCTGGTTGCTCTTCTACCACGGCGTTATCACCACCTGCAACGGCTTCCGCTACTCGATGGGTGCCGCCCTGCTCGACAAGGACGACCCCTCGAAGGTACTCTACCGCACGCGTCCCTACCTGCTCGCCCCGGCTGCTCCCTACGAGCTGCAAGGCGATGTGCCCAACGTGGTATTCCCCTGCGCCGCCCTGCATGAGGACGACCGGGTAGCCGTCTATTACGGAGCCGCCGACACGGTAGTGGGCATGGCCTTCGGTTACATTTCGGAAATCATCGAGTTTACCAAAAACAACTCTGTATTATGAACCTGCGCAATCTCATCATTGCGGGTATCTTAACGGCAGTCTCGTCGGTCCCGGCAGGGGCAGGCGAGCCTGTCGCTTATATCAACCCCTTCATCGGCACCACCAACTTCGGCACCACCAACCCGGGAGCCCTCTGCCCCAACGGACTGATGTCGGTTACTCCCTTCAACGTGATGGGCTCCGACCTGAACGTCTACGACAAGGATGCCCGCTGGTGGTCTACCCCCTATGAGTATCACAACCGCTTCTTCACCGGCTTCTCGCACGTGAACCTGAGCGGCGTGGGCTGCCCCGACCTGGGGTCGCTGCTGCTCATGCCCACGAGCGGAGAGTTGTGTGTCGACTACAAGCAATACGGCAGCGAATATACCTTGGAGGAGGCTCACCCCGGCTACTATGCCAACCACCTCACCCGCTACGGCATCGATACCGAGGTGAGTGCAACCCTGCGCAGCTCGATTGCCCGCTTTACCTACACCCAGGGAGGCGAGAGCCACGTGCTGCTGAACCTGGGCGAGGGGCTCACCAACGAGAGCGGCGCCACGGTGCGCAAGGTGAGCGACACCGAATACGAAGGGAGCAAACTGCTGGGTGGCTTCTGCTACTACAACCGTCAGGGGGTATTCCCCATCTACTTCGTGATACGGGTCGACAAGAAGCCCATACAGTCGGGCTACTGGAAAAAACAGCGTCCCATGACCGGCGTGGAGGCCGAATGGGATCCCGACAACGGAAAATACAAAATCTACTCACGCTATGCCAAGGAGATGTCGGGCGACGACATAGGGGTCTACTTCACCTACCAGACCCAACCGGGCGAGCAGATACAGGTGCAGATAGGCGTGTCGTTCGTGAGCACCGAGAATGCCCGCCAGAATCTCGACAACGAGCAACAGGGATTCCAGTTTGACCGGGTGGCCCACCAGGCTCGCCAGCAGTGGAACGACATCTTGTCGCGCGTCGAGGTCGAAGGGGGTAGCGACGAACAGAAGACCATCTTCTACACGGCGCTCTACCACATGCTCATTCACCCCAACATTCTGCAAGACGTCAACGGGCAGTATCCCGCCATGGAGAGCCAGCAGATACTCACCACGAAGCACAACCGCTACACGGTCTTCTCGCTGTGGGACACCTTCCGCAACGTGCACCCCTTCTTCACGCTAGTCTATCCGCAGATGCAGCTCGACATGGCACAGTCGCTCATCGACATGTACAACGAATGGGGGTGGCTGCCCCGCTGGGAACTCTATGGCAACGAGACCCTCACCATGTCGGGCGACCCGGCCATCATCATGCTGGCCGACACCTGGCTGCGCGGCTTGAAGGGATTCGATGCCGAGACGGCCTATCGGGCCATGGTGAAATCGGCCACGGCCCCGGGCAGCGAGAATATCCTGCGCACCGACAACGACGACTATATGAAGCTGGGCTACGTACCCCTGCGCGAACAGTTTGACAACTCGGTATCGCACGCCCTCGAATACTACCTGGCCGACTTTGCCCTCTCGCGCTTTGCCGCCGACCTGGGGCACAAGGACGACGCCAAACGCTTTGCCAACCGCTCGCTGGGCTACAAGCACTACTACTGCAAGGAGTACGGCACCCTGCGTCCCCTCCTGCCCGACGGCAAGTTCTACTCCCCCTTCGATCCCATGCAGGGCATCAATTTCGAGCCCGCCCCGGGATTCCACGAAGGGAATGCCTGGAACTACACCTTCTACATTCCGCACGACATCGACGGGCTGAAACGGCTCATGGGGGGCGAAAAGAAATTTGCCGCCAAGCTGCGCAAGGTATTCGACGAGAATCTCTACGACCCCGCCAACGAGCCCGACATCACCTACCCCTACCTCTTTGCACAGGTCAAGGAAGAGGAGTGGCGCACCGACTCGCTGGTGAACGTGCTCTTGAAAAAACATTTCAAGAACCAGCCCGACGGTATCCCCGGCAACGACGATACCGGCACCATGTCGGCCTGGGCCGTGTTCAGCATGATGGGGCTCTACCCCGACTGCCCGGGCATACCCCGCTACACGCTCACGGCACCCACGTTCGACCGCATCACCCTGCAACTCGACCCGCGCTACTACAAGCACGAGACGCTGGTCATCGAGTGTGAACGCCCCTCGGCCGACGCTATCTACGTAGACCGCGTTGAGGTCGACGGCAAGAAGCTCAAAGGCCGTTTCATCTCGCACGACGAGCTGGTCAATGCCGGAACCCTGAGGTTTGTCCTCACCAACCAAAAGAGATAAAAACTATCTTTCTCCATAAATGAACGGGGCCGATTCTCCAATTCAGGAAATCGGCCCCGTTTTTTATCTCTGACCCGAGCAAACGCCCGGTGTGGAAGAATCGACGATTACTCCCACTCGATAGTCGAAGGCGGTTTGGAGCTGATGTCGTAGACGACGCGGTTCACGCCGCGCACCTTGTTGATGATGTCGTTCGATACCTTGGCCAGAAACTCATAGGGAAGGCGGGCCCAGTCGGCGGTCATACCGTCGGTCGAGAGTACGGCACGCAAGGCCACGGCACGCTCGTAGGTACGCTCGTCGCCCATCACGCCTACCGACTGCACGGGCAGCAAGATGACACCGGCCTGCCATACCTTGTCGTAGAGGTCGTTGTCGATAAGTCCCTGAATGAAGATGTGGTCGGCATCTTGCAGAATGCGTACCTTCTCGGGGGTGATGTCGCCCAGGATACGCACGCCCAGACCGGGTCCGGGGAAGGGGTGACGCCCGATGAGACGGTTACTGATGCCCAGCTCACGGCCTACGCGGCGCACCTCGTCCTTGAAGAGCAGGCGCAGGGGCTCTACCAGTTTCAGATTCATCTTCTCGGGCAGACCGCCTACGTTGTGGTGCGACTTGATGGTCATGCCGGTAATCGAGAGCGACTCGATTACGTCGGGGTAGATGGTGCCCTGAGCCAGCCACTTGATGTCGGTGAGTTTGCGGGCCTCGCGATCGAAGATGTCGATGAAGCCCTTGCCGATAATCTTGCGCTTCTTCTCGGGGTCGGTCACCCCTTTGAGCTGTTCGTAGAAATAGTCTTTGGCATCGATACCCAACACGTTGAGACCCATGTCCTTGTAGTTGGCGAGCACGCTCTCGAACTCGTTTTTGCGCAAGAGTCCGTTGTCGACAAAGATACAGGTAAGGCGACTGCCGATAGCCTTGTTGAGCAACACGGCGGCTACGGTCGAATCGACACCGCCCGAGAGGGCCAGTACCACCTTGTCGTCGCCCAGTTTCTCCTGCAACTGAGCTACCGTATGCTCGATAAACGAGGCGGGGGTCCAGTCCATGTTGCAGTGGCAGATGTCACGCACGAAATTGGTCAGCAACAGGGTACCGTCTTCGCTGTGATACACTTCGGGGTGGAACTGTACGCCCCAGGTCTGTTCGCCCTCGATGTGGAAGGCTGCGGTCTTCACCTCGTGGGTGCTGGCCACCAGCTTGAACGACGGGGGAATGACCGTGATGGAGTCGCCATGCGACATCCACACCGTGGAGTTCTCGCGCACGCCGTGCATGAGGGGATCGTTGTCGTCGTGCCAGGCCAGGTTGGCGCGTCCGTACTCGCGGGTATCGGCCGACTCGACCTTACCGCCCGAAGTGTGTGCCAGGAACTGGGCTCCGTAGCAGACGCCGAGCACGGGATAGACGCCACGGATACGGCTCAAATCGACAAAGAGTGCCTGGGGATCGTTCACCGAATAGGGACTTCCCGAAAGAATCACACCCTTGATACCCTCGTCGCCGTAGGGGAACTTGTTGTAGGGCAAGATTTCGCAGTAGGTATTCAGCTCCCGCAAACGGCGGGCGATGAGCTGAGTGTACTGGGATCCGAAATCGAGAATAATAATCTTTTCCTGCATAATCGTAGGTCTTTATGTGTGTTGTATTGGATTGTTCATGATCTTTTCGCGCGTCAGACGCTTGATGTTATCGGGCTCGCCGGCCAGCCAAATGACATCGTGCGCCTCGAAACGTATCTGCCCGTCGGGCTGATGGAAGGTGCCGTCGGCCCGTTCGATACCCACGATCAGGCAGTTGTCCTGGTTGCGGATATTAAGCGACGAACTGGTCTGCCCTATAAGCGGCGAATCGTCGGGGACCACCACGTGGGTAAAGGTCACCTCGTTGTTGTCGGGCTCGTCGTCCGAGGAGTTGCTCCCCTCGACCACGGCGAGCAGCGACTGTATCTGGTCGTCGGTACCGATTACCCCGATCGTGTCGCCGGGGAAGATGCGGGTCTCGCCCTTGGGGATATTGATACGCTTCGAGCCACGCTGGATACTCACCACGTTCACGCCATACTCCTTGCGCAGGTTCGAGTCCATGAGCCGGCGCCCGGCAAAGGGACAATCGGCATTCACGTCCATGTAGGCCAGGTGCATGTCGCTCACGAGGCTGGTATTGCGGCCCGTCTTGCGCAGCTCCCGCTCGTTGAGGTTGTCCATAAAGATAGTCTCGATGCGCATGAACTGCTTCTGAATACGTTTCGACAGCAGAATGAGCACCACGATGAAGAGCCCCAACCCCAGCAGCACGCCGGTGCGCTGCGAGTGTACGCTCGACAGATAGTAGATGATATAGAAGAGCGCGAGCAGAATGCGTACAACAATCATCAGCGTGAGGGGTACCCGATTGGCCCTCCCCTCGCCCAGTTTCTTGATGAGCGACATGTTCACCTCCTTGACCATGAGGGCCCACAGGAAAGGCGACATCGCTACGAGTGTCACCACGGCGGAAATAAGCCGCCCCCAGTCGGGCAGGATATCGAGCATGAGGGGCATGAACCACGACTTGGAGATAAGTATGATGGCCACGATGATGGCCGAATAAAGTACAATACGCCACAGATATTGGGCCAAAGCCTCTTTCCATACCGCCTTGTGGGGTTTGATTTCGGTCTGGCTCTGGCTATACCGGTTGATGGCTGCCAACCACTTTTCGGGCAGGCGGCGTTCGACCCACCCATAGGCGGGGTCGGCCAGGCGTATGCAATAGGGGGTGAGGAAGGTGGTGATGACCGACACGGCCACCACAATGGGATAGAGGAACTTGTCAATCACATTCAACGACATACCCAGCGAGGCGATGATAAAGGCAAACTCACCTATCTGGGAGAAACTGAATCCCGACTGCATCGAGATTTTGAGTGACTGTCCCGAGGCCAGCATACCCACCGTGCCGAAGAATACCTGCCCCACAATCACAACCAGCGAAAGCAAGCAGATGGGCAGGGCGTATTGGCTCAGGGCATCGGGGCTCACGAGCATGCCCACCGACACGAAGAAGATGGCGCCGAAGAGATCCTTCACCGGGCCCACCACCTTGCCGATGCGCTCGGCTTCGTTGGTACCCGCCAGAATCGACCCCATGACAAAGGCGCCCAGAGCCGACGAGAAGCCCACATAGGTGGCCAGTACCACCATACCCAGGCAGAGTCCCATCGAGACGACCAGCAGGGTCTCGTCGTTGAGGAAGCGGCGGGCCTTCTTCAAGAATATCGGCAGCACGGACACTCCCACGACAAACCAGATGATGAGGAAGAAGACCAGCTTGGCTATGCTTTCAATCAGCTCGGCTCCCTCAAAAGAGTTTTTCACCGCAATCGACGAGAGTATCACCATCATCACCACGGCAAAGAGGTCCTCGACGATGAGCACCCCGAAGACCAGATTGGCAAAGGCCTTCTTACGCAGATTCAAATCGGTGAATGCCTTGATGATGATGGTCGTGGACGACATGGAGAGCATGGCTCCCAGAAAAATACTGTCGAGATAGGTGAAGTGCAGCAGGCGCCCGGCACCGTAGCCCACGAGCATCATGCCCGCCACCACGACCAGCGCCGTAATCACAGCCGACGAACCTACCTGAAACAGTTTCTTGAAACTGAATTCCAGTCCCAGGGAAAACAACAGTACGATAATACCCAGTTCGGCCCACAGGTTGATGTCGGCCTCATCGACAATCGTCGGGAAAAATCCGAAATTGGGCCCCACCAGAAAACCAGCCACGATATAGCCCAAGACCACGGGCTGTTTCAGCTTCTTGAATAGCAAGGTCACTACCCCGGCTACAATCAAGATAAGAGCCAAATCGGTAATGAGTGAATCCAAGCCTCCCATAATCAAATTTCGTTTTGAAGAGAAATATATTCGGTTTTATACAGCCCGCGCATATGGGCAAAAAGGGAGATGAAATCGGTAGTCGAGCGAGCCAGCACAACAAATTTCAAGTCGGTCTTCTTCCCGGCATAGTCATACTCGACCAGCACGTTGTGCAACGAGACATTATACTGTTTCAACAACTGCTCATACCGAGACAGATCCTCGACCACCTCGCCGGCTCGCAAGTGAATGATGCGGCCTTCCCAGTCGAGTTTGGCATGCCGTTCATACTGTTCGAGGCTTACCAGGGTAAAGAGGATAAGCACTGTCGAGACGACGGCAATCCAGTAGAGCCCCACACCCACGGCCAGCCCCAGAGCCGCCACCATCCAGATGCCCGCGGCGGTGGTCAACCCCCGCACCGAACCTTTGGTCTGGATAATGGCACCGGCACCCAGAAAACCCACACCGGTAATGACCTGTGCGGCCACCCGGCCGGGGTCGCCGTTTTTCAATCCCAAATAGACTTGCGGAATGTAAATCGATACGATCATCGCCAGCGTCGCCCCCATCGAAATCAGGGCAAACGTGCGGGCTCCGGCCACCTGACCCTTGCGCTTCCGCTCAAAGCCGACGATACCGCCCAGCAACAGACTCAATGCCAACTTAAATACGGCCGAGGTGGCGGTCACCTCTGTGTCTGATATCGTTGCCAGAAAATCCTTGAAGATATCCATATCTTACTTTTTACCTGTACAAAGATACGCAAAAGATAATGACTAAAAAAGCAAACTTATTTGAAAACTCGGGCTCTATTTGCCTCGATACCCGACTTTCATTATCCTCGAATAAGTTGTGGCTCAGTATTGATAATCTTGAAAACTTGGTTCCCGTTTGCCCCGACTCTCACCTTTTTTCGTAAATCTGTATAAGGAATATACCTCTTTGAAATCAAGAGAGTTAGAAGAATTACCTCGTTTTTAGGTAATGAGTTGGCAACTGTCCCAATTGCCGTGGTCTGCATCGCTTTGCCTGTTCGGGTAACTCTTACGGATGCAAATATAGTGAAATATAGCAGGCAAAAAGAAAAATGGCTTTATTTTTCTTTTTGCCTGCTTACATTGTTTTTATCAAAACTGGAGACAATAATGTTGTTGCCAAAATCAGCAGCCACAGATTGCCGGTCAATGGATTATATGCTGCTAAAAGTTCCGAAGCAGTATTGCCTCCCGCCAGTCCTACTCCAAATTCAAAAGCGATAGTTAGAACGCCCCAGCATATTCCTATCATCCAGCAATCTTTGAAAGTAAGGGCTTTTATAATCCGAGGCAACAGCAACCATGTTATCAGAAAAATACATACGCTTAATATAATCCCGCTAACAGGTAATGCCCATTTCTCTCCGAGAATCTTCGTCAATACATATTCCCTCAATCCTCCATTGAGAATTGCTACAGGAATAAAGCATAGCCAAACTATGAGCGATTTCAGAATGTTCATACTATCTTTCCACTATATGTTCTATTGACAGAAGGTGCTTGCATAGTGAGTTTCATAAATAATTTCGTATATCCATTCTTTTTCTTTGTCTTCTTAAAACCGGTGAAGCCTAATTTTGTATAACAGTTTACGGCGGGACGATTTTCTTCTATTACATCCAGAATATATTCTTTATATCCTGCTTGCCGCATACTTTCTTTCAGTAAATTAGATGCAACTCCACTCCGTCTGATAGATTTGCGTGTTGCAACAAATTCAATAAATCCGGTCGTCATAGGATAGGGCAGAGGCATCTCAAATTCTTTCTTCAGGACAAGTTTGGCAATAGTTCCCATAATCAAACCAAAACATTTCCTATATGATAACCAATCTGTATAAACAGCTCTGCCTGTGCAATCCGAAATACCTGCAACACCGACTATATTGTCGTTATATAATGCAACATAAAATCTTTCCGAACGGATACCTGATTCAAGCGCCTTTGCTACAATATTCATATCCTTACGGAAAAAAGAAAAATCACGTTCAAAGCCTTCTGCGATACACAAGGCTATTTCACTTCGTTCATCTTCTCGTGCTAATCGGACAGTGATATTCATGTTTTTCCTTATTTAAGCTCTTCCCATTCTTCTTTTGTCATCTTCATAAAATGTTCTGTGCGAATATCCCCAAGCGGAGAAGTCTTGCCCTCTTCCGTATGATGGAAACGGAAACCACACTTCTCCATCACCCGACGGGATTTCGTGTTACCGTCATAGTAGCCACACCAAATGGCATTTATTCCCAAATCCTCGAAACATCGTTGCATCAGACGGCGCACGGCTTCCGGTATCAATCCTTGTCCCCAATACGGCTTGCCTATCCAATAACCTATCTCCGCCTCATTCTCTTGCATTTCGACACTATGCAGACCATCCCCGAACATAATACCTATGCTCCCGACCGGTTCACCGGTTTGTTTTAACTCAACAGCGTAGGTTTCCGGAGCAGCAAAAACGGTACGGATGATGTTCAAACTGTCTTCCACGGAAGTATGCGGTGGCCATCCAGCAATAGGCCCGATTGCAGGGTCTTGAGCGTATTTATATAAAGCCTCGGCATCGGATTCTTGCCAAGGTCGCAGTATAAGCCGTTCTGTATTTATTTCTTTAATCATTGTTAGATGTTAGAGTGAGAATATTCGCCGTTAATCCAAAAGGTAGCTTCTGTACCGGTGAAATGCAAAAGCACATAATTGGGGTCGCTCGCTCCACCGGGGAAATGATGAATGAACCAGTCTTTCCACATTTCCTTGCGGATAGCATCATCAGTAACCACTTCTACCGTGCCACGCATGGCAACGCCATCCCCATAGTAATCGTAGCAAAGCCCTGCCTTGTTGTTCGCCTTAAAATCATTCACTTTCACGGAATCTGCACAGGTTGCCATCCAAACCTCATGGAACCCTCTTGCTCCTATCTTAGACATCTGCACAGGACGAGGATAACCGTTGGCGTCAATGGAAACTACGGTAACGTTCTCGCATTGGGAAAGCAAATGCGTTGCTTTTTCCGCCAGTGTCCGTTCATCCTTTTCCTTCCACCGTTTCAGGTGTGGAAAGTATTGGAGCATTTGTTCTTTTGCTTGTATGGGAGTCAGCTTACATTCAGCTTGCACATTCCATTGGTCAAAGAATTGCAGGCAGAACTCTATCATTTGGGTCATTGTAAACTCTTG
It contains:
- a CDS encoding zinc ribbon domain-containing protein, coding for MEQQFCQSCGMPLTDENRGTNADGSRREDYCVYCYKNGEFTQEFTMTQMIEFCLQFFDQWNVQAECKLTPIQAKEQMLQYFPHLKRWKEKDERTLAEKATHLLSQCENVTVVSIDANGYPRPVQMSKIGARGFHEVWMATCADSVKVNDFKANNKAGLCYDYYGDGVAMRGTVEVVTDDAIRKEMWKDWFIHHFPGGASDPNYVLLHFTGTEATFWINGEYSHSNI